The DNA region TATTTGTTCTGCGACGACCATACTCGTTTTTTCACTCCCTTTTGTTGATAGTGCTCATTCGTTACTAATTAGTAGCAGAAGTTTTTTCCTTTTATTCAATCTTTTGAATATTCTAGGACCGATCTACATTACCTTTGAGTCTTGGAAAAAAGGCAATCCTGAAGCATTTGGTCATTTTATAGGATTTAGCGTTACACTCCTCCTAGTAATCATAGAAATTTTTCTCGCAATCAAATCGAACGATAACTCTACAAATAAAGTAGTTCTTTGGGGTGTTCTTTTCGGAGTGATATCCCAAGGATTTGCATTAGAACGTGCGATCTTTGCCAACAGACAAAAAGCACAAGTATACAAAGAAGATTTATTAAAAGCTGAAAAATCCCTAAAAGAAAGCCAACTCAAAACTCTCCAAACAAAAATGAGCCCGCATTATTTGTTTAATTCTTTAAACACGATCCACGCACTCCATAAAATTAAACCAGAGTTAATTGGCGATGCCATTTTGAGTCTCGCTAATAACTATCGATTTATCTCTGATAGAACTGACAGAGATTGGATTCCTTTTGAAGAAGAATGGAATTTTTTAGAGGATTACCTCCATCTTCAAAAATTAAGATTTTATGATACTGTCAAAATTGATTTTAAAAAGTCTGGGGATTTTTCTTCGGTAATCCTGCCCCCATTACTTCTCCAACCCATCATAGAAAATTCTTTTAAACATGGGTTTAGAGGTTCAGCAGAAGAACAGTTCCAACTTTTCATTCATGCAAAAATGATCCGAGATTCTGTTTTTAGTTTTGTGGTTTATGATAATGGAATCGGAATTCCAGAGGAACTCCTGGCAGACAAAACAAAACTCCTGGAAAGATCTCTTGGGAATATCAAAGAACGATTAAGGAATTTATATTCAGAGTTTAGTTTTGAAGTGACGCGGAACTTTCCGGAAGGTGCAAGAACAGAAATAGAAATTATACTAACATCTAAAGTTCAGCAAGTTCCCTAAGTTTGGTTGCTAATGCATTGGCTGAAACTCCACCAGGAAAATTTGTCAGTGTATTCAAGTCCTCATCTAACACATAAATAAAATTTGAATGATCAATTCTGTAATTATTTCCAGTCCCTACTTTTTCTCTAACAATCCCAAACAAATCTGTTAGTTTTATTAATGATTCAGCATTGGGAGAAAGTGCAGTTAAATTTTTACCAGGGAAGTTTTGTATGTAGTTTTTTAAAGTAGAAGGAGAATCTCTTTCCGGATCTAAGGTAACAAAAATAAATCGGAACCGATTTGATTTTTCACCGAGAATCAGCGAAGCCCTTCCAAAATTTGTCAAAGCCAAAGGACACATATCGGGACAATGTGAAAAACCAAAATACAATACAGATTTTTTTTCAGACCAAAACTTAGGTTCGAGTACACTTCCATCTGGTCTTACAAAGGATAAATGTTTCCATTCTTCTTTGATTTTATCTTCTTTGGATTGACAACACAATCCCAAACTCATCAAAAATATTAAGCTAAAAAT from Leptospira noumeaensis includes:
- a CDS encoding sensor histidine kinase; the protein is MLNLGGRFLEKPTLSICLLFLVFSVSISSYVYSITKPTDSSLAEYYLAENTEYFVGDIPTNDDGEIDFQKMHKVYWESISGWINDSELQRITDSEFIWLRSKALPNHKTKEELYFLIEHGGLNLEIFNEYGDSIFKYGNFLDQERLPNIFQSKFNWVKIPNDDSNYYYLRLYHKKGILFVITIVENLVGKQTALYREIALKNLTPIFFHSFFLMIGIICALVFFIEYKKQYNILLDFAAFSLCFGLLGLTSNVLIRYLFTNSETLFILTTVASNFVFIPMLSGVRRLFGSGRYKVLDILIYIDVVICSATTILVFSLPFVDSAHSLLISSRSFFLLFNLLNILGPIYITFESWKKGNPEAFGHFIGFSVTLLLVIIEIFLAIKSNDNSTNKVVLWGVLFGVISQGFALERAIFANRQKAQVYKEDLLKAEKSLKESQLKTLQTKMSPHYLFNSLNTIHALHKIKPELIGDAILSLANNYRFISDRTDRDWIPFEEEWNFLEDYLHLQKLRFYDTVKIDFKKSGDFSSVILPPLLLQPIIENSFKHGFRGSAEEQFQLFIHAKMIRDSVFSFVVYDNGIGIPEELLADKTKLLERSLGNIKERLRNLYSEFSFEVTRNFPEGARTEIEIILTSKVQQVP
- a CDS encoding SCO family protein; this translates as MSLGLCCQSKEDKIKEEWKHLSFVRPDGSVLEPKFWSEKKSVLYFGFSHCPDMCPLALTNFGRASLILGEKSNRFRFIFVTLDPERDSPSTLKNYIQNFPGKNLTALSPNAESLIKLTDLFGIVREKVGTGNNYRIDHSNFIYVLDEDLNTLTNFPGGVSANALATKLRELAEL